The Pseudomonas sp. TH06 genome has a window encoding:
- a CDS encoding glycogen/starch/alpha-glucan phosphorylase, with the protein MTQEPLVREAEVAAFRDAVLTKLTYAVGKDPDHAFDHDWFEAIALAARDHMVEHWMDHTRQIYRKGQKRVYYLSLEFLIGRLLYDSLSNLGLLDVAREALTELGVDLERIRLLEPDAALGNGGLGRLAACFMESMSTLGIAGHGYGIRYEHGLFRQAIVDGWQQEQTEHWLDFGNPWEFERPEVVYSIGFGGSVETVTDAGGKTKQVWSPAETVRAIAYDTPVVGWRGASVNTLRLWRARAMEDLHLERFNAGDHLGAVAEVARAESISRVLYPADSTEAGQELRLRQEYFFVAASLQDLLRRHRNMHTSVLTLGDHAAIQLNDTHPSIAVAELMRQLVDVYDVAWDAAWQVTVDTLSYTNHTLLPEALETWPVGLMERMLPRHMQIIYLINAQHIDSLRAKGIHDFDVLRAVSLIEEDNGRRVRMGNLAFLGSHSVNGVSGLHTQLMRKTVFAELHKLYPERINNKTNGITFRRWLFQANSELTSMLVDSLGPDVLDNPEERLLDLEPFAEKTAFRKAFAEQRLHSKKALAYLIHERLGIAVNPAAMFDVQVKRIHEYKRQLLNLLHTVALYQAIRAEPEVDWVPRVKIFAGKAAASYHQAKLIIKLTNDIARVVNNDPTVRGLLKVVFLPNYNVSLAESIIPAADLSEQISTAGFEASGTSNMKFGLNGALTIGTLDGANVEMCERIGAEHMFIFGLSAQQVEARKQNHEFSAAPDIAASHRLNDVLQAIRSGVFSPDDTSRYTGLIDSLVDYDRFLVCADFDSYWEAQKRVEEHWHDSNNWWRSAVLNTARMGWFSSDRTIREYATDIWKALE; encoded by the coding sequence ATGACTCAAGAACCACTAGTTCGCGAAGCAGAGGTGGCCGCATTCCGCGACGCCGTCCTGACCAAACTCACCTACGCGGTGGGCAAAGACCCCGATCACGCCTTCGACCATGACTGGTTCGAAGCCATCGCTTTGGCTGCGCGCGATCACATGGTCGAACACTGGATGGACCACACCCGGCAGATTTACCGCAAAGGCCAGAAACGGGTGTATTACCTCTCGCTGGAGTTTCTCATCGGCCGTTTGCTCTATGACAGCCTGAGCAACCTAGGCCTGCTCGACGTCGCCCGTGAAGCGTTGACCGAACTCGGTGTCGATCTGGAACGCATTCGTTTGCTGGAGCCGGATGCGGCGCTCGGCAACGGTGGCCTAGGCCGACTGGCGGCGTGCTTCATGGAAAGCATGTCGACCCTTGGCATCGCCGGCCACGGCTACGGCATTCGTTATGAGCACGGTTTGTTCCGCCAAGCGATCGTCGACGGCTGGCAGCAAGAACAGACCGAGCACTGGCTGGATTTCGGCAACCCATGGGAGTTCGAACGGCCAGAAGTCGTTTACAGCATCGGCTTTGGCGGCAGTGTCGAAACCGTCACCGATGCTGGCGGCAAAACCAAACAAGTCTGGTCGCCCGCAGAAACCGTCCGCGCAATTGCCTATGACACGCCCGTGGTCGGCTGGCGTGGAGCGAGCGTCAACACCTTGCGGTTGTGGCGTGCCCGGGCCATGGAAGATTTGCACCTGGAGCGCTTCAATGCCGGTGACCACTTGGGCGCCGTTGCCGAAGTGGCCCGCGCTGAAAGCATCTCCCGCGTGCTTTACCCGGCGGACAGCACTGAAGCGGGGCAGGAATTGCGTCTGCGCCAGGAATATTTTTTCGTCGCTGCCTCCTTGCAGGATTTGCTGCGCCGTCATCGCAACATGCACACCTCGGTGCTGACCCTCGGCGATCACGCCGCGATCCAGCTCAACGACACTCACCCCTCGATTGCCGTTGCAGAACTGATGCGCCAGCTGGTCGACGTTTACGACGTGGCTTGGGATGCGGCGTGGCAAGTGACCGTCGATACCCTGTCGTACACAAACCACACGCTGTTGCCGGAAGCACTGGAGACCTGGCCGGTCGGCCTGATGGAACGCATGCTGCCGCGGCACATGCAGATCATCTACCTGATCAACGCCCAGCACATCGATTCGCTGCGGGCCAAGGGCATTCACGATTTCGACGTGTTGCGCGCGGTCTCGCTGATCGAAGAAGACAACGGCCGTCGCGTGCGCATGGGCAACCTCGCATTCCTCGGTTCGCACAGCGTCAACGGCGTGTCCGGTCTGCACACGCAACTGATGCGCAAGACCGTGTTTGCCGAACTGCACAAGCTCTACCCGGAGCGCATCAATAACAAAACCAACGGCATTACCTTCCGCCGCTGGTTGTTCCAGGCCAACTCTGAACTGACCTCAATGCTGGTCGATTCTCTGGGCCCGGATGTGCTGGATAACCCCGAAGAACGCTTGCTCGATCTGGAACCGTTCGCCGAGAAAACCGCCTTCCGCAAAGCCTTTGCCGAGCAGCGCTTGCATAGCAAAAAAGCCCTGGCCTATCTGATTCACGAACGTCTGGGGATCGCGGTCAATCCGGCGGCGATGTTCGATGTGCAGGTCAAACGGATCCACGAATACAAACGTCAGTTGCTTAACCTGCTGCACACCGTGGCGCTGTATCAGGCCATTCGTGCTGAGCCTGAAGTCGACTGGGTGCCGCGAGTGAAAATCTTCGCCGGTAAAGCGGCCGCGAGTTATCACCAGGCCAAACTGATCATCAAACTGACCAACGACATCGCGCGGGTGGTGAACAACGACCCGACGGTGCGTGGTTTGCTGAAGGTAGTGTTCCTGCCCAATTACAACGTCAGTCTGGCGGAGAGCATCATCCCGGCGGCGGATTTGTCCGAGCAGATTTCCACTGCCGGGTTCGAAGCGTCGGGTACCAGTAACATGAAGTTCGGTCTCAACGGCGCGCTGACCATCGGCACGCTGGACGGTGCCAACGTGGAAATGTGCGAGCGCATCGGTGCCGAGCACATGTTCATCTTCGGCCTCAGTGCCCAGCAGGTTGAAGCACGTAAACAGAACCACGAATTCAGCGCCGCACCGGACATTGCCGCCTCCCATCGTCTGAACGATGTGCTGCAAGCGATTCGCAGCGGGGTGTTCTCGCCGGACGACACGTCGCGCTATACCGGGCTGATCGATTCGCTGGTGGACTACGACCGCTTTCTTGTCTGCGCCGACTTCGATTCCTACTGGGAAGCGCAGAAGCGTGTTGAAGAGCACTGGCACGACAGCAACAACTGGTGGCGTTCGGCGGTGCTCAACACTGCGCGAATGGGCTGGTTCTCGTCTGACCGGACGATTCGCGAGTACGCCACCGACATCTGGAAAGCGCTGGAGTAA
- the thiI gene encoding tRNA uracil 4-sulfurtransferase ThiI: protein MKLIVKVFPEITIKSRPVRTKFIRQLAKNIRAVLRDLDPAVVVNGVWDNLELETRVTDPKALKEMGERLTCMPGIAHFLQIDEYPLGDFDDITEKCKQHYGAALAGKIFSVRCKRAGKHAFSSMDVEKYVGSKLRRECGAAGIDLKQPEIEVRIEVRDKRLFVIHSQHNGIGGYPLGALEQTLVLMSGGFDSTVAAYQIMRRGLMAHFCFFNLGGRAHELGVMEVAHFIWKKYGSSQRVLFVSVPFEEVLGEILGKVDNSHMGVVLKRMMLRASSAIADRLHIDALVTGEAISQVSSQTLPNLSVIDCVTDKLVLRPLIVAHKQDIIDTANEIGTADFARHMPEYCGVISVNPKTAAKRGRVEHEEQEFDMAVLERALANAKLVAIDRVIDELGQDLQIEEVGEALAGQIVIDIRHPDAAEDEPLELAGIEVQTMPFYAVNARFKELDPTRQYLLYCDKGVMSRLHAHHLLSEGHANVRVYRPS, encoded by the coding sequence ATGAAACTAATCGTAAAAGTCTTCCCCGAGATCACCATCAAGAGTCGACCTGTCCGGACGAAATTTATCCGCCAGTTGGCCAAAAACATCCGCGCCGTGCTCCGCGATCTGGACCCGGCCGTGGTGGTGAACGGTGTGTGGGACAACCTCGAGCTGGAAACCCGCGTTACCGACCCCAAAGCCTTGAAAGAGATGGGTGAGCGCCTGACTTGCATGCCAGGCATCGCGCACTTTTTGCAGATCGACGAGTACCCGCTGGGTGACTTCGACGACATCACCGAAAAGTGCAAGCAGCACTACGGCGCTGCGCTGGCCGGGAAGATTTTCTCGGTGCGCTGCAAGCGTGCAGGCAAGCATGCGTTCAGCTCGATGGACGTCGAAAAATACGTCGGCAGCAAGTTGCGTCGTGAGTGCGGCGCTGCCGGAATCGACTTGAAACAGCCGGAAATCGAAGTCCGCATCGAAGTTCGCGACAAACGGTTGTTTGTGATCCACAGCCAGCACAACGGCATCGGCGGTTACCCGCTCGGCGCCCTGGAGCAGACCCTGGTATTGATGTCCGGCGGCTTTGACTCGACCGTTGCGGCCTACCAGATCATGCGCCGCGGCCTGATGGCGCACTTCTGCTTCTTCAATCTGGGCGGTCGTGCCCACGAATTGGGCGTGATGGAAGTCGCGCATTTCATCTGGAAGAAGTACGGAAGCTCGCAACGCGTGCTATTTGTCAGTGTTCCGTTCGAAGAAGTACTGGGCGAAATTCTCGGCAAAGTCGATAACAGTCATATGGGCGTCGTATTGAAGCGTATGATGTTGCGCGCGTCTTCGGCCATTGCCGACCGACTGCACATCGATGCGCTGGTCACTGGCGAGGCGATCTCCCAGGTGTCGAGCCAGACGCTGCCGAACCTGTCGGTGATCGACTGCGTGACCGACAAGCTGGTCCTGCGCCCACTGATCGTCGCGCACAAACAGGACATCATCGACACGGCCAACGAGATCGGCACCGCCGATTTCGCCCGGCACATGCCGGAATACTGCGGCGTCATCTCGGTCAATCCGAAGACTGCCGCCAAGCGTGGCCGCGTCGAACACGAAGAACAGGAATTCGACATGGCGGTGCTCGAGCGTGCGCTCGCCAACGCCAAACTGGTTGCAATCGATCGCGTCATCGACGAATTGGGCCAGGATTTGCAGATTGAAGAAGTCGGCGAAGCGCTGGCCGGTCAGATCGTCATCGACATCCGTCACCCGGATGCCGCTGAAGACGAACCGCTGGAGCTTGCCGGCATAGAGGTACAGACGATGCCGTTCTATGCAGTGAACGCACGTTTCAAGGAACTGGACCCTACTCGCCAGTACCTGCTGTATTGCGACAAAGGCGTGATGAGTCGCCTGCATGCTCACCATTTGCTCAGTGAGGGGCATGCCAATGTGCGCGTTTATCGACCGAGCTAA
- a CDS encoding DUF4124 domain-containing protein, whose product MIRAVLMAALAMTTLHATAEVFTYVDAQGNRVYTDQPRGNAKRVPLATSNRMPANPTAARPITTAKKSPEQPLFHYDMLRVLVPEPDATIRSSAGELIVSVTSEPGLQAGHRYRLLLDGQATGEPGLSPVFPLSNIDRGSHSLSIEILDAQGRIVERTANQPFHMLRISLAQKRQVKPCVTEDYGVRPECPLKDKPPEPKNPFLRFF is encoded by the coding sequence ATGATCCGTGCCGTGTTGATGGCCGCGTTGGCGATGACGACGCTGCACGCCACGGCAGAGGTCTTCACCTATGTCGATGCCCAAGGCAACCGCGTCTACACCGACCAGCCGCGCGGCAACGCCAAACGGGTGCCGCTGGCGACCAGCAATCGCATGCCAGCCAATCCAACCGCTGCCCGGCCGATTACCACCGCAAAGAAATCCCCGGAACAACCACTGTTCCATTACGACATGCTGCGCGTTCTGGTGCCCGAGCCGGACGCGACCATTCGCAGCAGCGCCGGCGAGTTGATTGTCAGCGTCACCAGCGAGCCTGGCTTGCAAGCGGGACATCGCTATCGTCTGTTGCTCGACGGCCAGGCCACTGGCGAGCCTGGGCTCAGTCCGGTCTTCCCTCTGAGCAATATCGACCGTGGCAGCCACAGCCTTTCAATCGAGATTCTTGACGCACAAGGCCGAATAGTCGAACGCACCGCCAACCAGCCCTTCCACATGCTGCGCATCTCGCTGGCGCAGAAACGCCAGGTCAAACCTTGCGTGACCGAGGACTACGGCGTGCGTCCGGAATGTCCGCTGAAAGACAAACCGCCAGAACCGAAAAACCCCTTCCTGCGTTTCTTCTAA
- a CDS encoding YkgJ family cysteine cluster protein encodes MMKPNLIAAAEIDRLDTWAKYSAPMCGSCISSCCTLPVEVKIKDLVRIGVVDEFELGDPPKNIAKRLQKEGLVERFNQKSGIFTLQRMSNNDCYYLDRKSRLCTIYDKRPDTCRNHPKIGPRPGYCAYKPKEVVREQNFRAIEKF; translated from the coding sequence ATGATGAAGCCCAACCTGATTGCCGCCGCCGAGATTGACCGTCTCGATACGTGGGCCAAATATTCGGCCCCTATGTGCGGTTCCTGCATCTCCAGCTGCTGCACGCTGCCGGTCGAGGTGAAGATCAAGGACCTGGTGCGCATCGGTGTGGTCGACGAGTTCGAACTGGGCGATCCGCCGAAGAACATCGCCAAGCGCCTGCAAAAGGAAGGTCTGGTCGAGCGCTTCAATCAGAAGTCGGGGATCTTCACTCTCCAGCGCATGAGCAACAACGACTGCTACTACCTGGATCGTAAGAGCCGCCTGTGCACCATTTATGACAAGCGCCCGGACACTTGCCGCAATCACCCGAAGATCGGCCCGCGGCCAGGGTATTGCGCGTACAAGCCGAAGGAAGTGGTGCGCGAGCAGAATTTCCGGGCGATCGAGAAGTTTTGA
- the glnA gene encoding glutamate--ammonia ligase yields MSKSVQLIKDHDVKWIDLRFTDTKGTQHHVTMPARDALEDDFFEVGKMFDGSSIAGWKGIEASDMILLPDDETAVLDPFTEDATLILVCDIIEPSTMQGYDRDPRAIAHRAEEYLKTTGIGDTVFAGPEPEFFIFDEVKFKSDISGSMFKIYSEQGSWMSDQDIEGGNKGHRPGVKGGYFPVPPFDHDHEIRTAMCNALEEMGQTVEVHHHEVATAGQNEIGVKFNTLVKKADEVQTLKYVVHNVADAYGRTATFMPKPLYGDNGSGMHVHMSIAKDGKNTFAGEGYAGLSETALYFIGGIIKHGKALNGFTNPATNSYKRLVPGFEAPVMLAYSARNRSASIRIPYVNSPRGRRIEARFPDPAANPYLAFAALLMAGLDGIQNKIHPGDAADKNLYDLPPEEAKEIPQVCGSLKEALEELDKGRAFLTKGGVFSDDFIDAYIALKSEEEIKVRTFVHPLEYELYYSC; encoded by the coding sequence ATGTCGAAGTCGGTTCAACTCATCAAAGATCATGACGTCAAGTGGATTGATCTGCGCTTCACGGACACCAAAGGCACTCAGCACCACGTGACCATGCCGGCTCGCGATGCGCTGGAAGACGACTTCTTCGAAGTCGGCAAGATGTTCGACGGTTCCTCCATCGCTGGCTGGAAAGGCATCGAAGCCTCCGACATGATCCTGCTGCCGGACGACGAAACTGCCGTCCTCGACCCGTTCACCGAAGACGCGACCCTGATCCTGGTCTGCGACATCATCGAACCGTCGACCATGCAAGGTTACGATCGTGACCCACGCGCCATCGCCCACCGCGCCGAGGAATACCTGAAGACCACCGGTATCGGTGACACCGTCTTCGCCGGCCCAGAGCCAGAATTCTTCATCTTCGACGAAGTGAAGTTCAAGTCGGACATCTCCGGCTCGATGTTCAAGATCTACTCCGAACAAGGTTCGTGGATGTCCGACCAGGACATCGAAGGCGGCAACAAAGGCCACCGTCCAGGCGTCAAAGGTGGCTACTTCCCGGTTCCGCCGTTCGACCACGACCACGAAATCCGTACTGCCATGTGCAACGCACTGGAAGAAATGGGCCAGACCGTTGAAGTTCACCACCACGAAGTGGCGACTGCCGGTCAGAACGAAATCGGTGTCAAGTTCAACACCCTGGTGAAGAAAGCTGACGAAGTTCAGACTCTGAAATACGTTGTCCACAACGTTGCCGATGCCTACGGCCGCACCGCTACCTTCATGCCGAAGCCACTGTACGGTGACAACGGTTCGGGTATGCACGTACACATGTCCATCGCCAAAGATGGCAAGAACACCTTCGCTGGCGAAGGTTATGCCGGCCTGTCCGAAACCGCTCTGTACTTCATCGGCGGCATCATCAAGCACGGTAAGGCCCTGAACGGCTTCACCAACCCGGCCACCAACTCCTACAAGCGTCTGGTGCCAGGCTTCGAAGCTCCGGTAATGCTGGCCTACTCGGCTCGCAACCGTTCCGCCTCGATCCGTATTCCTTACGTCAACAGCCCACGCGGCCGTCGTATCGAAGCACGTTTCCCGGATCCGGCTGCCAACCCGTACCTGGCTTTCGCAGCTCTGCTGATGGCCGGCCTGGACGGTATCCAGAACAAGATCCACCCAGGCGATGCCGCTGACAAAAACCTGTACGACCTGCCGCCTGAAGAGGCGAAAGAGATCCCACAAGTTTGCGGCAGCCTGAAAGAAGCCCTGGAAGAGCTGGACAAGGGCCGTGCGTTCCTGACCAAGGGCGGCGTGTTCTCCGACGACTTCATCGACGCTTACATCGCGCTGAAATCCGAAGAAGAAATCAAGGTCCGCACCTTCGTACACCCACTGGAATATGAGCTGTACTACAGCTGCTGA
- the typA gene encoding translational GTPase TypA, with the protein MIENLRNIAIIAHVDHGKTTLVDKLLRQSGTLERNELNDERVMDSNDQEKERGITILAKNTAINWNGYHINIVDTPGHADFGGEVERVMSMVDSVLLLVDAQDGPMPQTRFVTKKAFEAGLRPIVVINKVDRPGARPDWVLDQIFDLFDNLGATEEQLDFQVVYASALNGIAGLDHTAMAEDMTPLYQAVVDHVPPPAVDRDGAFQMQISALDYNSFLGVIGVGRIARGRVKPNTPVVAIGADGKRRNGRILKLMGHHGLHRVDVEEAAAGDIVCISGMDSLFISDTLCHPDTVEAMKPLTVDEPTVSMTFQVNDSPFCGKEGKFVTSRNIKDRLDKELLYNVALKVEEGDTADKFKVSGRGELHLSVLIETMRREGFELALGRPEVIIREVDGVKQEPFENVTIDIPEEAQGKVMEEMGLRKGDLSNMVPDGKGRVRLEYNIPARGLIGFRNQFLTLTNGAGILTSIFDRYDTVKSGHMSGRQNGVLVSVETGKALTYSLETLQARGKLFVEHGQEIYNGQIVGQNSRDNDLGVNPTKGKKLDNMRASGKDETIALVPPVKFTLEQALEYIQEDELCEVTPKSIRLRKKILDESERTRAAKKAKA; encoded by the coding sequence GTGATCGAAAATCTACGTAACATCGCCATCATTGCCCACGTTGACCATGGTAAAACCACCCTGGTAGACAAACTCCTGCGTCAATCCGGCACTCTGGAGCGCAACGAGCTCAACGACGAGCGCGTGATGGACTCCAACGACCAGGAAAAAGAGCGCGGTATTACCATTCTGGCGAAAAACACCGCCATCAACTGGAACGGCTACCACATCAACATCGTGGACACCCCGGGCCACGCCGACTTCGGCGGCGAAGTTGAACGCGTAATGTCGATGGTTGACTCCGTTCTGCTGCTGGTTGACGCTCAAGACGGCCCTATGCCGCAAACCCGTTTCGTGACCAAGAAGGCTTTCGAAGCCGGCCTGCGTCCAATCGTGGTAATCAACAAGGTTGACCGTCCAGGCGCGCGTCCGGACTGGGTTCTGGACCAGATCTTCGACCTGTTCGACAACCTCGGTGCTACCGAAGAACAACTGGACTTCCAGGTTGTTTACGCCTCGGCCCTGAACGGCATTGCCGGTCTGGATCACACCGCCATGGCTGAAGACATGACCCCGCTGTACCAAGCGGTAGTCGACCACGTTCCGCCTCCGGCCGTTGACCGTGACGGTGCGTTCCAGATGCAGATCTCCGCTCTGGACTACAACAGCTTCTTGGGTGTTATCGGTGTTGGCCGTATCGCTCGTGGTCGCGTCAAGCCGAACACTCCGGTTGTGGCTATCGGTGCCGACGGCAAACGCCGCAACGGCCGTATCCTGAAACTGATGGGTCACCACGGTCTGCACCGCGTTGACGTTGAAGAAGCTGCAGCAGGCGATATCGTTTGCATCAGCGGTATGGACTCGCTGTTCATCTCCGACACTCTGTGCCACCCGGACACTGTCGAGGCGATGAAGCCTCTGACCGTTGACGAGCCAACCGTTTCCATGACCTTCCAGGTAAACGACTCGCCATTCTGCGGTAAAGAAGGCAAGTTCGTGACCTCCCGTAACATCAAGGATCGCCTGGACAAAGAGCTGCTGTACAACGTTGCTCTGAAAGTTGAAGAAGGCGACACCGCTGACAAGTTCAAGGTTTCCGGCCGTGGTGAACTGCACCTCTCGGTACTGATCGAAACCATGCGTCGCGAAGGCTTCGAGCTGGCCCTGGGCCGTCCGGAAGTGATCATTCGTGAAGTTGACGGCGTCAAGCAAGAACCGTTCGAAAACGTGACCATCGACATCCCTGAAGAAGCGCAGGGCAAGGTCATGGAAGAGATGGGTCTGCGTAAGGGCGACCTGAGCAACATGGTGCCGGATGGCAAGGGCCGTGTTCGTCTGGAATACAACATCCCTGCTCGTGGTCTGATTGGTTTCCGTAACCAGTTCCTGACCCTGACCAACGGTGCTGGCATCCTGACCTCGATCTTCGATCGTTATGACACCGTGAAGTCGGGCCACATGTCCGGCCGTCAGAACGGCGTTCTGGTTTCGGTTGAAACCGGCAAGGCTCTGACCTACTCGCTGGAAACCCTGCAGGCTCGTGGCAAGCTGTTCGTAGAACACGGTCAAGAGATCTACAACGGTCAAATCGTTGGTCAGAACAGCCGCGACAACGACCTGGGTGTGAACCCAACCAAAGGCAAGAAGCTCGACAACATGCGTGCTTCGGGTAAAGACGAAACCATCGCTCTGGTTCCACCAGTGAAGTTCACTCTGGAACAAGCTCTGGAATACATCCAGGAAGACGAGCTGTGCGAAGTTACTCCTAAGTCCATCCGTCTTCGCAAGAAGATCCTGGACGAAAGCGAGCGTACCCGCGCTGCCAAGAAAGCCAAGGCGTAA
- a CDS encoding DUF4124 domain-containing protein, whose protein sequence is MGRTFLYILLLIALPASAQIYKYTDASGNTVYSDHAPDGVKAQPVALPPLNSVQPQAQSAPSSDAASRAPARNTYEVLELTGLPTEEALRANNGTFTVNVLIKPRLQAPHQLRLVLDDEPYGQPSNVPILQLVNVDRGEHRLAVQVIDGEAIIQQSPSAVFTVQRVHKP, encoded by the coding sequence ATGGGTCGCACCTTTCTCTACATCCTGCTGCTGATCGCCCTGCCCGCCAGCGCGCAGATCTACAAATACACCGACGCCAGCGGCAACACGGTCTACAGCGATCATGCGCCGGACGGCGTGAAGGCGCAGCCGGTGGCGTTGCCGCCGCTCAATAGCGTCCAGCCTCAGGCACAGAGTGCGCCGTCGTCGGACGCGGCCAGCCGTGCGCCTGCGCGCAATACCTATGAGGTGCTGGAGCTGACCGGCCTGCCCACCGAAGAGGCCCTGCGCGCCAACAACGGCACCTTCACGGTCAACGTGCTGATCAAGCCGCGCCTGCAAGCGCCGCATCAGTTAAGACTGGTGCTGGACGATGAACCCTACGGCCAGCCGAGCAACGTGCCGATCCTGCAATTGGTTAATGTCGACCGTGGCGAGCATCGTCTCGCCGTGCAGGTCATCGACGGCGAGGCGATCATCCAGCAGAGTCCGTCGGCGGTCTTTACTGTGCAGCGGGTGCACAAGCCATGA
- the glnL gene encoding nitrogen regulation protein NR(II), whose translation MTISDAIPRLLLDNLTTATILLDAELRLEYMNPAAEMLLAISGQRSHGQFISELFTESTEALNSLRQAVEQAHPFTKREAMLTALTGQTLTVDYAVTPILSNGATLLLLEVHPRDRLLRITKEEAQLSKQETSKMLVRGLAHEIKNPLGGIRGAAQLLARELPEDSLRDYTNVIIEEADRLRNLVDRMLGSNKLPSLAMCNVHEVLERVCQLVEAESQGCITLVRDYDPSIPDVLIDREQMIQAVLNIVRNAMQAISSQNELRLGRISLRSRTMRQFTIGHVRHRLVTKIEIIDNGPGIPAELQETIFFPMVSGRPDGTGLGLAITQNIISQHQGLIECDSHPGHTTFSIFLPLEQGATST comes from the coding sequence ATGACCATTAGCGACGCAATCCCACGTTTGCTGCTCGACAACCTGACCACCGCCACCATTTTGCTCGATGCCGAATTGCGCCTTGAGTACATGAACCCGGCGGCGGAGATGCTGCTGGCCATCAGCGGGCAGCGCAGCCATGGGCAGTTCATCAGCGAGCTGTTCACCGAATCCACCGAGGCGCTCAATTCCTTGCGCCAGGCAGTGGAACAGGCGCATCCGTTCACCAAGCGCGAAGCAATGCTCACTGCACTCACCGGCCAGACCCTGACCGTGGATTACGCGGTGACGCCGATCCTCAGCAACGGCGCGACCCTGCTTTTGCTGGAAGTCCACCCGCGTGACCGCCTGCTGCGGATCACCAAGGAAGAGGCGCAGCTGTCGAAGCAGGAAACCAGCAAGATGCTGGTGCGCGGCCTCGCCCATGAGATCAAGAACCCGCTCGGCGGTATTCGTGGCGCCGCGCAACTGCTGGCCCGGGAGCTACCGGAAGACAGCCTGCGCGACTACACCAACGTGATTATTGAAGAGGCTGACCGCCTGCGCAATCTGGTCGACCGCATGCTCGGTTCGAACAAGTTGCCGTCGCTGGCCATGTGCAACGTTCACGAAGTGCTCGAGCGCGTCTGCCAACTGGTCGAAGCGGAAAGCCAGGGCTGCATCACCCTGGTGCGCGACTACGACCCGAGCATTCCCGACGTATTGATCGACCGCGAACAAATGATTCAAGCCGTGCTGAATATCGTGCGCAATGCGATGCAGGCGATCAGCAGCCAGAACGAGTTGCGCCTGGGCCGCATCAGCCTGCGCTCCCGGACCATGCGCCAGTTCACCATCGGCCACGTTCGCCATCGTCTGGTGACCAAGATCGAGATCATCGACAACGGCCCGGGCATTCCGGCGGAACTCCAGGAAACCATTTTCTTTCCCATGGTCAGCGGCCGTCCGGACGGTACCGGACTCGGCCTGGCCATTACCCAGAACATCATCAGCCAGCACCAGGGCCTGATCGAGTGTGACAGCCACCCCGGCCACACCACGTTCTCGATCTTTCTGCCACTGGAACAAGGAGCCACATCGACATGA